The Ziziphus jujuba cultivar Dongzao chromosome 7, ASM3175591v1 genome includes a region encoding these proteins:
- the LOC107434209 gene encoding uncharacterized protein LOC107434209 codes for MPLTRVVADAFGVLTICLVALLVILGLLCIGYSFYFRSRIRSQGFFQLNYFSGPWIIRITFILFAIWWGLGEIFRLSLLRREGRVLNSLNSKWQENVCKCYIVSNLGFAEPCLFLTLVFLLRAPLQRMESGILSRQWNGKTAGYVLLYCFPVFVLQLFVILVGPRLNKNKNLRKMPHYFTSTMRMADDIALCTYPLLSTILLGLFATILTAYLFYLGRRILKLVINKGLQRRVYTLIFSVSSFLPLRVLLLGFSVLSKPEHFQFEALSFSAFLALLCCAGVCICMLVYFPVADSLALGNLHDLEARRRISDDRNDTISLIANQSHLEESTVISPDRNSDASTKRGSISFRTLEKEGSSRGNFVELSLFSPSRDATPPGSPPLLGWPMRPPMQAHGT; via the coding sequence ATGCCCCTGACGAGAGTTGTTGCCGATGCGTTCGGTGTGTTGACAATATGTCTAGTTGCTCTCTTGGTTATTCTTGGTTTGCTGTGCATTGGTTACTCATTTTACTTCCGTTCTCGTATTCGTAGTCAAGGGTTTTTTCAGCTCAATTATTTTAGTGGTCCTTGGATCATCCGAATCACTTTCATCTTGTTTGCAATCTGGTGGGGTCTTGGTGAAATTTTTCGCTTAAGTTTGTTGAGACGGGAGGGCAGAGTATTGAATTCTCTCAACTCGAAATGGCAGGAAAATGTATGCAAATGTTATATTGTCTCCAACTTGGGGTTTGCAGAACCTTGCCTCTTCCTTACCCTTGTGTTCCTTCTCCGGGCGCCTTTACAGAGGATGGAATCAGGAATTCTAAGCCGACAATGGAATGGAAAAACAGCAGGTTATGTACTTTTgtactgcttcccagtgtttgtTCTTCAGCTGTTTGTTATTCTGGTTGGACCCCGGTTGAACAAGAATAAGAATTTACGTAAAATGCCTCACTACTTTACGAGTACTATGAGAATGGCTGATGATATTGCCCTCTGCACTTACCCTTTACTGAGTACTATACTCCTTGGACTTTTTGCAACTATCCTAACTGCCTACTTGTTTTATCTTGGAAGgcggattttgaaattggtcaTTAACAAGGGTCTGCAAAGAAGAGTTTACACACTTATATTCTCAgtttcaagcttccttccattAAGGGTTCTCTTACTCGGTTTCTCTGTTTTATCCAAACCAGAGCATTTTCAGTTTGAAGCTCTTTCTTTCTCGGCTTTTCTTGCCCTTTTGTGTTGTGCTGGGGTGTGTATATGCATGCTTGTTTATTTCCCAGTTGCGGATTCTTTGGCCCTGGGGAATTTGCATGACTTGGAGGCCAGGAGAAGAATTAGTGATGACCGCAACGACACCATTTCTCTTATTGCTAACCAGAGTCATCTTGAAGAAAGTACTGTAATTAGCCCTGATAGAAACTCTGATGCATCAACAAAACGGGGATCAATATCTTTTCGAACTCTTGAGAAGGAAGGTTCTTCAAGGGGAAACTTTGTGGAATTAAGCCTTTTCTCTCCTAGTCGAGATGCAACCCCACCAGGATCACCACCGCTGCTTGGCTGGCCTATGCGCCCTCCTATGCAAGCTCATGGAACTTAA
- the LOC107434204 gene encoding cytochrome c — translation MATFGEAPAGNVKAGEKIFKTKCAQCHTVEKGAGHKQGPNLNGLFGRQSGTTPGYSYSAANKNMAVTWGENTLYEYLLNPKKYIPGTKMVFPGLKKPQERADLIAYLKQSTA, via the exons ATGGCGACGTTCGGAGAGGCACCGGCCGGAAATGTCAAAGCTGGCGAGAAGATCTTCAAGACCAAGTGCGCCCAGTGCCATACTGTTGAGAAAGGCGCCGGCCATAAGCAAG GGCCAAATTTGAATGGTCTTTTTGGCAGGCAGTCTGGTACTACACCTGGGTATTCCTATTCTGCTGCTAACAAGAACATGGCTGTGACATGGGGAGAGAATACGTTGTACGAATACTTGCTTAATCCTAAGAAG TATATTCCTGGAACAAAGATGGTTTTTCCTGGACTTAAGAAGCCGCAGGAGCGGGCCGATCTCATTGCTTATCTGAAGCAGTCAACTGCTTGA